One Embleya scabrispora DNA segment encodes these proteins:
- a CDS encoding zinc-dependent alcohol dehydrogenase family protein yields the protein MKQWTMNTVGRANLELTDVPIPEPGPGEILVKVSAVSLNYRDRLAIEEGLTMVFPDAGPFVPGSDMAGEVVGAGTDVDRFAPGDRVISTCLPGWIEGPGPGNARIGGPEALGSGHHPGVLAEYVALDQDWAVRAPHNLGDIEASTLPMAGLSAWTALIERGRVHAGETVVVQGTGGVALFGLQIATAHGAEVIVVSGDDAKLARARDLGAVHGINRLTEDWVETVYALTRDHGADHILETFGGHHLSRSIEAAAVGGRISLIGILQGYEISGHVAHLARKKLR from the coding sequence ATGAAGCAATGGACGATGAACACGGTCGGTCGCGCCAACCTGGAACTCACCGACGTCCCGATCCCCGAGCCGGGCCCCGGCGAGATCCTGGTCAAGGTCTCGGCCGTCTCACTCAACTACCGGGACAGGCTCGCCATCGAGGAGGGGCTGACCATGGTCTTCCCCGACGCCGGCCCGTTCGTGCCGGGATCCGACATGGCCGGCGAGGTCGTCGGCGCGGGAACGGACGTGGATCGCTTCGCGCCGGGCGACCGCGTGATCTCCACCTGTCTGCCCGGCTGGATCGAGGGTCCGGGCCCCGGCAATGCCCGGATCGGCGGTCCGGAAGCCCTGGGCAGCGGCCACCACCCCGGAGTCCTGGCCGAGTACGTGGCACTCGACCAGGACTGGGCGGTACGGGCACCACACAACCTCGGCGACATCGAGGCGAGCACGCTCCCCATGGCCGGTCTGTCGGCCTGGACCGCCCTGATCGAGCGGGGCCGGGTACACGCCGGCGAGACCGTGGTGGTGCAGGGGACCGGCGGCGTCGCACTCTTCGGCCTACAGATCGCCACGGCCCACGGGGCCGAGGTCATCGTCGTCTCCGGCGACGACGCCAAGCTCGCCCGCGCCAGGGACCTGGGCGCCGTCCACGGGATCAACCGGCTCACCGAGGACTGGGTCGAGACCGTCTACGCACTCACCCGCGACCACGGAGCCGACCACATCCTGGAGACCTTCGGCGGCCACCACCTCTCCCGCTCGATCGAGGCGGCGGCGGTCGGCGGCCGCATTTCCCTCATCGGCATCCTTCAGGGCTACGAGATCTCCGGCCATGTCGCCCACCTGGCCCGCAAGAAGCTGCGCAT